The following coding sequences lie in one Pseudomonadota bacterium genomic window:
- a CDS encoding dCMP deaminase family protein, which translates to MAIEHPSRPDWQTYFFQIARLVATRSTCLRRQVGAVIVKDNRILSTGYNGTPAGITHCLERGCIRAERNIPSGERHELCRGLHAEQNAIIQAAYHGVCINGADLYCTNQPCIICSKMLINAGIKKIYISETYPDELAEEMLIEANIPLISQ; encoded by the coding sequence ATGGCCATTGAACATCCATCACGACCGGACTGGCAAACCTATTTTTTTCAGATTGCCAGGCTGGTAGCCACTCGTTCCACCTGCTTACGACGCCAGGTGGGTGCCGTGATCGTCAAGGACAATCGCATTCTCTCAACTGGATATAACGGGACCCCGGCCGGCATTACCCACTGTCTCGAACGGGGCTGCATCAGAGCGGAGCGCAATATCCCTTCAGGAGAACGGCATGAGCTGTGCCGCGGTCTCCATGCCGAGCAGAACGCCATTATCCAGGCGGCATACCATGGCGTCTGCATAAACGGAGCAGATCTTTACTGCACCAACCAACCCTGTATTATCTGTTCAAAAATGTTGATCAATGCCGGCATCAAAAAAATCTATATCAGTGAAACCTACCCGGATGAACTGGCTGAAGAAATGCTTATAGAAGCCAATATCCCCCTGATCAGCCAATGA